The following coding sequences are from one Bradyrhizobium sp. 200 window:
- a CDS encoding alpha/beta fold hydrolase — MLELPSMRLREFSRGDSAQQPVVVCAPYALHGALIADFAPGHSLVEALQKDGVNRIYVPDWRSATPEMRYLSIDNYLADLNVAIDEIGAPVDLVGLCQGGWLSLVYAARFPGKVRRLVLAGAPVDISTPSELSKMVAALPHQAFEQMVQQGDGIVSGEHMLRFWNIPFSRRDVEAVLQRNLGDGSDEAQMLLDRFERWDRATLDLPGTYYLEVTDQVFRQNLIAGGRFVALGRRIDLAEVGVPVFLLAGADDIVVPRDQAFATAGLLGTRPAWLERACEPCGHLSLFMGRNALGHSWRRIARWLQADVGDVGGARIRA, encoded by the coding sequence ATGCTGGAGCTTCCGTCGATGCGGCTGCGGGAGTTTTCGCGCGGTGATTCAGCGCAGCAGCCGGTTGTCGTCTGCGCGCCCTATGCGCTGCACGGTGCGCTGATCGCGGACTTCGCGCCGGGCCATAGCCTGGTCGAGGCGCTGCAGAAAGACGGCGTGAACCGGATCTATGTTCCCGACTGGCGCTCAGCCACGCCGGAGATGCGCTATCTGTCGATCGATAATTATCTGGCCGATCTCAACGTGGCGATCGATGAGATCGGCGCGCCGGTCGATCTGGTCGGCCTGTGTCAGGGCGGATGGCTGTCGCTGGTCTATGCCGCGCGTTTTCCCGGCAAGGTGCGGCGGCTCGTGCTCGCCGGCGCCCCCGTCGACATCTCCACGCCGTCAGAGCTCTCGAAGATGGTCGCCGCACTTCCGCATCAGGCTTTCGAGCAGATGGTGCAGCAGGGCGACGGCATCGTCAGCGGCGAGCACATGCTCAGGTTCTGGAACATTCCGTTCAGCCGGCGCGACGTGGAAGCCGTGCTGCAACGGAATCTCGGCGATGGATCGGACGAGGCGCAGATGCTGCTGGATCGTTTCGAGCGCTGGGATCGTGCCACGCTGGACCTGCCGGGGACCTATTATCTCGAGGTGACCGACCAGGTGTTCCGGCAGAACCTGATCGCTGGAGGCCGCTTCGTCGCGCTCGGCCGCAGGATCGATCTCGCCGAGGTAGGCGTCCCGGTCTTCCTGCTGGCCGGAGCGGACGACATCGTCGTCCCGCGCGATCAGGCGTTCGCCACCGCGGGACTGCTAGGCACGCGGCCGGCGTGGCTGGAACGGGCCTGCGAGCCGTGCGGTCACCTCAGTCTTTTCATGGGGCGCAACGCCCTGGGCCATTCCTGGCGCCGGATCGCCCGGTGGCTTCAGGCCGATGTCGGCGATGTCGGCGGCGCAAGGATCCGCGCGTGA
- a CDS encoding RidA family protein, which produces MTIQRFETGPRMSQVVVHGNTVYLAGVVAGKAAGKSVTEQTQDILSIIDGHLAKAGTDKSKLLSATIYITDMKTFPEMNAVWDGWVSAGNTPARATVEAKLAAPQYNVEIMVVAAK; this is translated from the coding sequence ATGACCATCCAGCGCTTCGAAACCGGACCTCGCATGAGCCAGGTCGTCGTCCACGGCAACACCGTCTATCTGGCGGGCGTCGTCGCCGGCAAGGCTGCCGGCAAGAGCGTGACCGAACAGACGCAGGACATCCTTTCGATCATCGACGGCCATCTCGCCAAGGCAGGCACCGACAAGTCGAAGCTGCTGTCGGCCACGATCTACATCACCGACATGAAGACGTTCCCCGAGATGAACGCGGTGTGGGACGGTTGGGTGTCGGCCGGCAACACGCCGGCGCGCGCCACCGTCGAGGCCAAGCTCGCGGCGCCGCAATACAATGTCGAGATCATGGTGGTCGCGGCGAAGTAA
- a CDS encoding FAD-binding dehydrogenase, translated as MADDADVIVVGGGLAGLVAATEIADAGKRVIVVDQEGEQSLGGQAFWSFGGLFLVDSPEQRRLGIKDSYDLALQDWMGTAGFDRDDDHWPKRWAEAYVAFAAGEKRDWLRAMGHRIFPVVGWAERGGYDAMGHGNSVPRFHVTWGTGPGIVEPFERRAREAEKSGRLMFKFRHRVDTLVMTNGAIEGVGGSILEPDAVERGKSSSRKIVGDFTLRAPAVIVASGGIGGNHEMVRQNWPKRLGEPPKFMISGVPEHVDGRMIGITEAAGARLINRDRMWHYVEGIRNWNPIWPRHGIRILPGPSSMWFDATGKRLPAPLFPGSDTLGQLHYIMSTGYDYSWFILTQSIIKKEFALSGSEQNPDLTGKSWRMTIKRATNKGAPAPVEAFKQNGADFIVRDNLADLVSAMNALSGHDLLQHDRIKSQIEARDREITNPYVKDAQVMNLHNARRYIGDKLIRTARPHRILDPEHGPLIAVKLNILTRKTLGGFETDLDSRVFGRGGEIIRGLYAAGEAAGFGGGGVHGYRSLEGTFLGGCLFSGRNAGRAAAKAAG; from the coding sequence ATGGCTGATGACGCAGACGTAATCGTGGTCGGCGGTGGCCTGGCCGGGCTGGTCGCGGCAACCGAAATCGCAGATGCCGGCAAGCGCGTCATCGTCGTCGACCAGGAGGGTGAGCAAAGCCTTGGCGGACAAGCCTTTTGGTCGTTCGGCGGGCTCTTCCTGGTGGACTCGCCCGAACAGCGCCGGCTCGGCATCAAGGATTCCTACGATCTCGCACTGCAGGACTGGATGGGGACCGCGGGCTTCGACCGCGACGACGATCATTGGCCGAAGCGTTGGGCGGAAGCCTATGTGGCGTTCGCGGCCGGCGAAAAGCGCGACTGGCTGCGCGCCATGGGACACCGTATCTTTCCGGTGGTCGGCTGGGCCGAGCGCGGCGGCTATGACGCGATGGGCCACGGCAATTCAGTGCCGCGCTTTCACGTCACCTGGGGCACCGGCCCCGGCATTGTCGAGCCGTTCGAGCGCCGCGCGCGCGAGGCCGAGAAGAGCGGCCGGCTAATGTTCAAGTTCCGCCACCGCGTCGACACACTTGTGATGACGAACGGCGCAATCGAGGGCGTCGGCGGTTCGATCCTCGAGCCCGATGCCGTCGAACGCGGCAAGAGCTCCTCGCGCAAGATCGTCGGCGACTTTACGCTGCGCGCGCCGGCGGTGATCGTTGCTTCCGGCGGCATCGGCGGCAATCACGAGATGGTCCGGCAAAACTGGCCGAAGCGCCTGGGCGAGCCACCGAAATTCATGATCTCCGGCGTGCCTGAACATGTCGACGGACGCATGATCGGAATTACGGAAGCCGCCGGCGCGCGGCTGATCAACCGCGACCGGATGTGGCATTACGTCGAAGGCATCCGAAACTGGAATCCGATCTGGCCACGGCACGGCATCCGCATCCTGCCCGGCCCATCCTCGATGTGGTTCGACGCCACGGGCAAGCGGCTGCCCGCGCCGCTGTTCCCGGGCTCCGACACGCTCGGCCAACTGCACTACATCATGTCGACCGGCTACGATTATTCCTGGTTCATCCTGACCCAGAGCATCATCAAGAAGGAGTTTGCGCTCTCCGGCTCCGAGCAGAACCCCGACCTCACCGGCAAGAGCTGGCGCATGACGATCAAGCGCGCCACCAACAAGGGCGCCCCCGCACCGGTGGAAGCGTTCAAGCAGAACGGTGCCGACTTCATTGTGCGCGACAATCTCGCCGACCTCGTCAGCGCGATGAACGCGCTTTCAGGACATGACCTGCTCCAGCACGATCGCATCAAGTCACAGATCGAGGCGCGCGACCGTGAGATCACAAATCCTTACGTCAAGGATGCGCAGGTGATGAACCTGCACAATGCGCGCCGCTATATAGGCGACAAGCTGATCCGCACCGCCAGGCCGCATCGCATTCTCGACCCCGAGCACGGCCCGCTGATCGCAGTCAAGCTCAACATCCTGACGCGGAAGACGCTGGGCGGCTTCGAGACCGATCTCGACTCGCGCGTGTTCGGCAGGGGCGGCGAGATCATCCGGGGACTTTATGCCGCAGGCGAAGCCGCCGGCTTCGGCGGCGGCGGCGTGCACGGCTACCGTTCGCTGGAAGGCACCTTCCTTGGCGGCTGTCTGTTCTCGGGGCGAAATGCGGGACGCGCGGCGGCGAAGGCCGCTGGCTAG
- a CDS encoding SCO family protein, producing MDRTIRPLVIIAAFATSLVVGLVIMLWALGGLRTVTAPAAIGGPFQLTDQAGQTVTEQNLKGKPTLIFFGFTHCPDVCPTSLFEISEVLKAMGADADKVNAWFVSVDPERDTAAAMKDYLSSFDPHLKGLTGEPAAVAKVISAYRVYARKVPLKDGDYTMDHTALIYLMDRDGHFVAPFNLKRTPEEAAKDLKRYL from the coding sequence ATGGACCGGACGATCCGCCCGCTGGTGATTATCGCTGCCTTCGCCACAAGCCTCGTGGTCGGGCTGGTGATCATGCTGTGGGCGCTGGGCGGCCTGCGCACCGTGACCGCGCCGGCGGCGATCGGCGGGCCCTTTCAACTGACCGACCAGGCTGGCCAGACCGTCACCGAGCAGAATTTGAAGGGCAAGCCGACGCTGATCTTCTTCGGCTTCACCCATTGCCCGGATGTTTGCCCGACCTCGCTGTTCGAGATTTCAGAGGTCTTGAAGGCGATGGGCGCGGACGCCGACAAGGTCAACGCCTGGTTCGTATCCGTCGATCCCGAGCGCGACACGGCCGCCGCGATGAAGGATTATCTCTCCAGCTTCGACCCGCATTTGAAGGGGCTGACCGGCGAGCCTGCGGCGGTGGCCAAGGTGATTTCGGCTTACCGGGTCTATGCCAGGAAGGTCCCGCTCAAGGACGGCGATTACACCATGGACCATACCGCGCTGATCTACCTGATGGATCGCGACGGCCATTTCGTAGCGCCCTTCAACCTGAAACGGACGCCGGAGGAAGCCGCCAAGGATTTGAAGCGCTATCTCTGA